From a region of the Nitrospira sp. genome:
- a CDS encoding bifunctional (p)ppGpp synthetase/guanosine-3',5'-bis(diphosphate) 3'-pyrophosphohydrolase, whose amino-acid sequence MYETVTSIDQLLARLQDYQPEADLGVVRKAYEFSARVHEGQVRRSGEPYVRHPVAVAGVLTSLKTDVTAVVAGLLHDTLEDTVATAAEIQREFGKEVVHLVDGVTKIGKITFKSSEEKQAENFRKMVLSMADDIRVVIIKLADRLHNMRTLEHLSEKRRQEIALETVEIYAPLANRIGIGWVKNELEDLCLKHLKPDVYETLRVCVAKRDEDRQQYILEVQALVERALKENGLVGGVYGRPKHLYGIYQKMKKQSISFEEVYDLTALRIITDTKMNCYALLGVIHSLWRPLPGRFKDYIAIPKSNLYQSLHTTVVGPKGEHVEFQIRTEEMHRVAEYGIAAHWKYKEQGRVHDKDSKAFGWLRQFIEWQKDLPDNRQFMDSVKLELFHDVVYVFTPKGTVKELPKGAKPVDFAYAIHTEVGDHCVGAKVNGKIVPLKHELTSGDTIEILTSPNQTPHKDWLKFVRTSRAKTKIKHWIKAEEQKRSLEIGRRLLETEIRRHGLAPAQVLKSDSLLDAAKQVGYETIDDLAAAVGFGNVATAQILGKLMALPSADAPTQSEPAGSRKVISTKGEEPVVQVKGGRDLLMQLSRCCNPVPGDRILGYITRGRGLTIHSVDCPNLEALDYDRERLVEVEWDTATPSQHPVKITVIAADKTGVLANVSSAIAECRANISRAEIITREDRKAQLDFVVEIADTAHLNRVLKTIERVEGVITARRVRSWQERS is encoded by the coding sequence ATGTACGAAACAGTGACGAGTATCGATCAATTGTTGGCTCGTTTGCAAGACTACCAGCCTGAGGCTGATCTTGGCGTGGTACGGAAGGCTTATGAGTTTTCCGCGAGGGTGCATGAAGGACAAGTGCGTCGATCCGGAGAGCCCTATGTGAGGCATCCTGTGGCGGTGGCTGGAGTATTGACGTCCTTGAAAACCGACGTCACCGCGGTTGTGGCAGGGCTTTTACACGACACACTGGAAGATACGGTCGCGACGGCCGCCGAGATTCAGCGTGAATTTGGGAAAGAAGTCGTGCATCTCGTCGATGGGGTGACCAAGATCGGGAAGATCACCTTTAAGAGTTCAGAAGAAAAACAGGCAGAAAATTTCCGCAAGATGGTGCTCTCGATGGCGGACGACATTCGCGTCGTGATCATCAAACTGGCCGATCGTCTCCATAATATGCGAACCCTTGAACATCTCAGTGAGAAAAGAAGACAAGAAATCGCACTAGAGACGGTAGAAATCTATGCACCGTTGGCGAATCGCATCGGGATCGGATGGGTCAAGAATGAACTGGAAGATTTGTGTCTGAAACATCTCAAGCCGGATGTCTATGAAACCCTGCGGGTGTGCGTGGCGAAGCGCGACGAAGATCGTCAGCAATACATCCTGGAGGTGCAGGCCCTCGTTGAGAGGGCTCTGAAAGAGAATGGGCTGGTCGGAGGGGTGTACGGGAGACCAAAGCATCTCTACGGTATCTACCAAAAAATGAAGAAGCAATCGATCTCCTTCGAAGAGGTGTACGATCTCACCGCCTTGCGCATAATAACGGATACGAAGATGAACTGTTATGCGCTGCTGGGTGTCATCCATTCGTTGTGGCGACCGCTGCCGGGCCGCTTCAAGGATTACATCGCGATCCCCAAATCGAATCTCTATCAATCTCTCCATACCACCGTGGTAGGGCCGAAGGGGGAGCATGTAGAGTTTCAGATCCGCACGGAAGAAATGCATCGCGTGGCTGAGTATGGGATCGCAGCGCATTGGAAGTATAAAGAACAGGGGAGAGTGCATGATAAAGACAGTAAGGCCTTCGGATGGTTGAGGCAGTTCATCGAATGGCAAAAAGATCTGCCGGACAATCGCCAATTCATGGATTCCGTGAAACTTGAATTGTTCCACGACGTGGTCTATGTCTTTACGCCCAAGGGAACCGTCAAAGAATTGCCTAAAGGGGCCAAGCCGGTAGACTTCGCCTACGCGATTCACACGGAAGTCGGCGATCACTGTGTCGGGGCGAAGGTCAACGGGAAGATCGTTCCGCTCAAGCATGAACTGACGAGTGGCGACACCATCGAAATTCTGACATCGCCGAACCAGACTCCACACAAGGATTGGCTTAAGTTCGTACGCACGTCACGGGCGAAGACAAAGATCAAGCATTGGATCAAGGCGGAGGAACAGAAAAGAAGCTTGGAAATCGGTCGGCGTTTGCTCGAGACGGAGATACGTCGTCATGGTCTAGCACCGGCGCAGGTGTTGAAGTCTGATTCCCTTCTCGATGCTGCAAAACAAGTGGGGTATGAAACAATCGACGACCTAGCGGCGGCTGTGGGATTTGGAAACGTCGCAACGGCTCAAATCCTCGGAAAATTGATGGCTTTGCCGTCCGCTGATGCTCCGACTCAATCCGAGCCGGCCGGCTCCCGCAAAGTCATCAGTACGAAAGGAGAGGAGCCGGTCGTCCAAGTGAAGGGGGGGCGCGATCTGTTGATGCAACTGTCGCGATGCTGTAACCCAGTTCCCGGAGACAGGATCTTGGGATACATCACGCGTGGAAGAGGTCTGACCATCCATTCCGTCGACTGTCCCAACCTAGAAGCCTTGGATTATGATCGAGAACGTTTGGTGGAAGTGGAGTGGGATACGGCCACACCGAGTCAGCATCCGGTAAAAATTACCGTCATTGCGGCGGACAAGACGGGAGTGTTGGCGAACGTCTCCTCGGCGATCGCCGAATGCAGAGCGAATATCAGTCGAGCCGAAATCATCACTCGGGAAGACCGCAAGGCGCAGCTGGATTTTGTCGTCGAAATCGCCGATACGGCTCACCTGAATCGCGTGCTGAAAACTATCGAACGCGTAGAGGGCGTCATTACGGCACGGCGCGTTCGGTCTTGGCAGGAACGATCATGA
- a CDS encoding NAD(P)H-dependent oxidoreductase, protein MSPYPTKIHTSSESRHLLAVVLALVTLCTGCVSRSWADESSPAIKILVAYHSLSGNTERMAEAVVAGAKSVSGTQIVLKRVGQVTAEDLFSVDAVVVGSPVYWSNMSGEVKTFFDNWQFKFGVFPEFKMKNKVGAAFSTGGQVSSGKEITMLTILAAMLGNQMIVVSDGGAFGASATTEGESPGIDGKELAEAEALGRRVADVTKLIKGGASR, encoded by the coding sequence GTGTCACCATATCCCACCAAGATTCATACCTCGAGTGAATCACGGCATCTCCTGGCCGTCGTGTTGGCGTTGGTCACGCTGTGTACCGGCTGTGTGTCCAGGTCATGGGCGGACGAATCCTCGCCCGCGATCAAAATCCTCGTGGCGTATCATTCGCTCTCAGGAAATACTGAGCGCATGGCGGAAGCAGTGGTGGCTGGAGCAAAGTCGGTCTCCGGTACCCAAATTGTTTTGAAGCGTGTAGGACAAGTAACCGCTGAAGATTTGTTTTCTGTCGATGCGGTTGTGGTCGGCTCTCCTGTCTATTGGTCCAACATGTCGGGAGAGGTAAAGACCTTTTTCGATAATTGGCAGTTCAAATTCGGCGTCTTCCCCGAATTCAAGATGAAAAACAAGGTGGGAGCCGCCTTTTCCACGGGAGGGCAAGTCTCAAGCGGGAAAGAGATTACGATGTTGACCATCCTCGCCGCGATGCTGGGAAACCAAATGATTGTGGTGAGCGATGGTGGTGCCTTTGGAGCGTCTGCCACAACCGAGGGTGAGAGTCCGGGAATCGATGGTAAGGAGCTCGCCGAGGCCGAAGCGCTGGGCCGCCGTGTTGCCGATGTGACGAAGCTCATCAAAGGGGGGGCTTCACGTTGA
- a CDS encoding DUF192 domain-containing protein yields MALIGSLLFRMPTSDASDGGLVHIQTPSGITIHAEIADTPLKRTVGLMYRDHLKKDHGMLFFFTQPQAWSFWMKNTKIALDLIWLDAKKQVTHIERNVPICTKTDDSCPQYRPNSDDAMYVLEIAGGTVDGYKIEKGTKLLFGQP; encoded by the coding sequence ATGGCGCTCATTGGGTCACTCCTCTTCCGCATGCCGACATCCGACGCCTCTGACGGAGGGCTCGTACATATCCAGACTCCCTCGGGCATCACGATCCATGCCGAGATCGCCGATACGCCTTTGAAGCGCACGGTCGGCTTGATGTATCGGGATCACCTGAAAAAAGATCATGGGATGTTATTTTTCTTCACTCAACCGCAAGCCTGGTCATTCTGGATGAAAAACACAAAGATCGCACTCGATCTGATTTGGCTCGACGCCAAAAAGCAGGTCACCCATATCGAACGCAATGTTCCGATTTGCACGAAGACCGACGACTCCTGTCCTCAATACCGCCCCAACAGTGATGATGCGATGTATGTGCTCGAAATTGCCGGTGGTACAGTGGACGGATACAAGATTGAGAAAGGGACCAAACTGCTGTTCGGCCAGCCTTAG